In Pseudomonas sp. Leaf58, one DNA window encodes the following:
- a CDS encoding sensor domain-containing diguanylate cyclase — protein sequence MSYAKHGLRLDLRTLILVLCALTALVMLCASYFASYRVQRQLLIDHALEANRVYAMKLATITETFIGNAQQQLSFSAGMQGRQLADAGALQAETDRVLSQSMAFNSTFVLDANGVLLAISPAPLRHLVGSRMHSPGVQEALHERRPLVSTPYVSVANNLVVALSQPIFDSNGRYLGYVGGSLYLRERNILNSLLGEHFYKDGSYLYVVDRNRRLLYHPDSQRVGTVVEGNALIDQLATLGSGTRQVTNSQGVEMLAGFATVRSAGWGVVAQQPLAQTVAPLNRLILNVVGTSVPLALVGSLLLWWLAMTIARPLWQLAAGARSMDHAGTAERLRRVPAWYFEAAELKRALLFGLNLLQERIGRLNRDAQTDPLTGLGNRRSLEFGLSLLEAEGRAFAAIVVDIDHFKRVNDSHGHEVGDQVLRRLAELMRRCCREGDLLCRTGGEEFLMLLPGASLEVATVVAERLRVTVQDTPVAPVGAVTVSLGVARWDGQAGSEPGDALSEADRALYRAKQEGRNRVVIGT from the coding sequence TTGTCATACGCCAAGCACGGATTGCGCCTGGATTTACGCACACTCATTCTGGTGCTCTGCGCACTTACCGCCCTGGTCATGCTGTGCGCCAGCTATTTCGCCAGCTACCGCGTGCAGCGCCAGTTGCTGATCGACCACGCCTTGGAAGCCAACCGGGTGTATGCGATGAAGCTGGCCACCATTACCGAGACTTTTATCGGCAATGCCCAGCAACAGTTGTCGTTCAGCGCCGGTATGCAGGGCCGGCAGCTGGCTGACGCTGGGGCGCTGCAGGCGGAGACCGACCGCGTCCTGAGCCAGAGCATGGCCTTCAACTCTACCTTCGTGCTCGATGCCAACGGCGTGCTGCTGGCAATTTCCCCCGCCCCGCTGCGGCACCTGGTCGGCAGCCGCATGCACTCACCGGGTGTGCAGGAGGCGCTGCACGAGCGTCGCCCGCTGGTGTCGACGCCTTACGTGTCGGTGGCCAACAACCTGGTAGTGGCGCTGTCGCAACCCATTTTCGACAGCAACGGCCGCTACTTGGGGTATGTCGGCGGCAGCCTGTATCTGCGCGAACGCAACATCCTCAACAGCCTGCTGGGCGAGCATTTTTACAAGGACGGTTCCTACCTGTACGTGGTCGACCGCAACCGCCGCCTGCTGTACCACCCTGACAGCCAGCGGGTGGGCACCGTGGTCGAAGGCAATGCATTGATCGACCAACTGGCGACACTGGGCAGCGGGACCCGCCAAGTGACGAACAGCCAGGGGGTGGAAATGCTTGCGGGTTTCGCCACCGTGCGCAGTGCCGGCTGGGGGGTGGTGGCGCAGCAGCCACTGGCGCAGACGGTGGCGCCATTGAACCGCTTGATTCTCAACGTGGTGGGGACCTCCGTGCCTTTAGCTCTGGTGGGCAGCCTGCTGCTGTGGTGGCTGGCCATGACCATCGCCCGGCCGCTGTGGCAGCTGGCCGCCGGCGCCCGTTCGATGGACCATGCCGGCACTGCCGAGCGCCTGCGTCGGGTACCGGCCTGGTACTTCGAGGCAGCCGAGCTCAAGCGCGCCTTGTTGTTCGGGCTCAACTTGCTGCAGGAGCGCATTGGCCGGCTCAACCGCGACGCCCAGACCGACCCGCTGACCGGCCTAGGCAACCGTCGCAGCCTGGAGTTCGGCCTGTCGCTGCTGGAAGCCGAGGGCCGGGCATTTGCAGCGATCGTGGTGGATATCGACCATTTCAAGCGGGTCAACGACAGCCATGGGCACGAGGTGGGGGACCAGGTACTGCGCCGGCTGGCGGAGTTGATGCGCCGCTGCTGCCGCGAGGGCGATCTGCTGTGCCGCACCGGCGGCGAGGAGTTTCTGATGCTGCTGCCGGGGGCCAGCCTGGAGGTGGCGACAGTGGTAGCCGAACGGCTACGCGTGACGGTGCAGGATACGCCAGTGGCACCGGTGGGGGCGGTGACGGTTTCGCTGGGGGTGGCGCGCTGGGATGGCCAGGCCGGTAGCGAGCCGGGGGATGCATTGAGCGAGGCTGATCGGGCGCTGTACCGGGCCAAGCAGGAGGGGCGCAATCGAGTTGTTATCGGCACATGA
- a CDS encoding MFS transporter, which yields MSVPHEVSPATLRKVIAASAIGNFVEWFDFAVYGFLATLIASQFFASEDASVALLKTFAVFAVAFALRPLGGIVFGALGDRLGRKRILSLTILLMAGSTTLIGLLPTYASIGLAAPALLTLARCLQGFSAGGEYAGACAYLMEHAPNDKRAFYGSFVPVSTFSAFACAAVIAYGLEASLSAEAMNTWGWRIPFLIAAPLGLVGLYLRWRMEETPAFREAVAQGKEHEHSPLKETLRNHGRAIRNLGAFISLTALSFYMFTTYFATYLQLVGNLTRAQSLLVTTVALLFAAVGCPLAGAFSDRVGRRKTIGFTCLWVMLCVFPAYWLASSGSMPGALLGVMLLAVGALCSGVVTAALLSESFPTRTRYTASAITYNVAYTLFGGTAPLVATWLIGQTGSSLAPAFYLVVIALVALLGGLALPETSRISLHDEVRGDAVRGGARSSM from the coding sequence ATGTCCGTACCTCATGAGGTATCCCCCGCCACCCTGCGCAAGGTGATCGCCGCCTCGGCCATCGGCAATTTCGTCGAATGGTTCGACTTCGCCGTTTACGGTTTTCTCGCCACCCTGATCGCCAGCCAGTTCTTTGCCAGCGAAGACGCCAGCGTGGCCTTGCTCAAAACCTTTGCGGTGTTTGCCGTGGCCTTCGCCCTGCGCCCGCTGGGCGGGATCGTGTTTGGCGCGTTGGGCGACCGCCTGGGGCGCAAGCGCATCCTGTCGTTGACCATCTTGTTGATGGCCGGCTCGACTACCCTGATCGGCCTGCTGCCGACCTACGCCAGCATCGGCCTGGCAGCCCCCGCGCTGCTGACCCTGGCGCGCTGCCTACAAGGCTTTTCCGCCGGCGGCGAGTACGCCGGGGCCTGCGCCTACCTGATGGAGCACGCACCGAACGACAAGCGAGCTTTCTATGGCAGCTTCGTGCCGGTATCGACGTTTTCTGCCTTTGCCTGCGCGGCGGTAATCGCCTATGGCCTGGAGGCCAGCCTGTCGGCCGAAGCGATGAATACCTGGGGCTGGCGCATTCCGTTTCTGATCGCCGCGCCACTGGGGCTGGTTGGCCTGTACCTGCGCTGGCGCATGGAAGAAACCCCGGCGTTCCGCGAAGCTGTTGCCCAGGGCAAGGAACATGAACATTCGCCGCTCAAGGAAACCCTGCGTAACCATGGCCGGGCGATCCGCAACCTGGGGGCGTTCATTTCGCTGACCGCGTTGTCGTTCTATATGTTCACCACCTACTTCGCCACTTACCTGCAGTTGGTCGGCAACCTGACCCGCGCGCAATCGCTGCTGGTGACCACCGTGGCCTTGCTGTTCGCCGCTGTCGGCTGCCCACTGGCCGGGGCGTTTTCGGACCGCGTCGGGCGGCGCAAGACCATTGGCTTTACCTGCCTGTGGGTGATGCTGTGCGTGTTCCCGGCGTACTGGCTGGCCAGCTCCGGCTCGATGCCCGGTGCGCTGCTGGGGGTGATGCTGCTGGCGGTGGGGGCGTTGTGCAGTGGCGTGGTCACGGCGGCGTTGTTGTCAGAAAGCTTCCCAACTCGCACCCGTTATACCGCCTCGGCGATTACCTACAACGTGGCCTACACCCTGTTTGGCGGCACGGCGCCGCTGGTGGCGACCTGGCTGATTGGGCAGACCGGCAGCAGCCTGGCACCGGCGTTCTACCTGGTGGTAATTGCACTGGTGGCGTTGCTGGGCGGGTTGGCGTTGCCGGAGACTTCGCGAATTTCGCTGCATGATGAGGTGAGAGGCGACGCTGTAAGGGGCGGGGCTCGGAGCTCTATGTGA
- a CDS encoding OprD family porin, with protein MLLRPVALLLASALLAPAALAGSAQSRSQGVVEDGSWSLLNRSVFDQRDYKHGGRNSAARNAYKPRNERSGKAEEWAYGLMGSFQSGFSQGLVGVGVDAHAYLGVQLNSGGGRAGKARLLAVDNHGHPENEYSRGGAAVKLRVANTVLSYGEQRVKTPVFSASDSRLLPETATGLLLTSNERDPLKLVAGHFNEDTDRNASSHDQGFVVNYSNGRQGNSFDLAGAVWNPNATFSTSLYTSRYQDSWNQHYLGSTLSHALDDHRSLSLDLNLYRTTDTGKALSGRIDNTTWSLVSRYNLGPHGFSLGWQQVDGNTPFDYVSRGAIYIANAVQMSDFNAPNEKSWQARYDLDMGAYGVPGLNLTALYVRGFAIDGTHVDPNGGYAYLGYGKGGKHWERDLEARYVVQSGKAKGTAFSLRHNVHRGNTAQAELDGDQIRLAVEWPLAGGF; from the coding sequence ATGCTGTTGCGCCCCGTCGCCCTGCTGCTCGCCAGCGCCCTGCTTGCCCCAGCCGCACTGGCAGGCTCCGCTCAATCGCGCAGCCAGGGCGTTGTCGAGGATGGCAGCTGGAGCCTGCTCAACCGCAGCGTGTTCGACCAACGCGACTACAAGCATGGCGGGCGCAACAGCGCCGCGCGCAATGCCTACAAGCCACGCAACGAGCGCAGCGGCAAGGCCGAGGAATGGGCCTATGGCTTGATGGGCAGCTTCCAGTCCGGCTTCAGCCAAGGCCTGGTTGGTGTCGGGGTGGATGCCCACGCCTACCTCGGTGTGCAGCTCAACAGTGGCGGCGGGCGCGCGGGCAAGGCGCGCCTGCTCGCGGTCGATAACCATGGGCACCCTGAAAATGAATACAGCCGGGGCGGCGCGGCGGTGAAACTGCGCGTGGCCAATACCGTGCTGTCCTACGGTGAGCAACGGGTCAAAACGCCAGTGTTCAGCGCCTCCGACAGCCGCCTGCTACCCGAAACCGCTACTGGTCTGCTTCTCACCAGCAACGAACGCGACCCGCTCAAACTGGTGGCCGGGCACTTCAACGAGGATACCGACCGCAATGCTTCCAGCCACGACCAAGGCTTCGTGGTGAACTACTCCAACGGCCGCCAGGGCAACAGTTTCGACCTTGCTGGCGCCGTGTGGAACCCCAACGCCACCTTCAGCACCAGCCTGTACACGTCACGCTATCAGGACAGCTGGAACCAGCACTACTTGGGCAGCACCCTCAGCCATGCCCTGGATGACCATCGCAGCCTCAGCCTGGACCTCAACCTGTACCGCACTACCGACACCGGCAAGGCACTGTCCGGGCGCATCGACAACACCACATGGAGCCTGGTCTCCCGCTACAACCTGGGGCCGCACGGTTTCAGCCTGGGCTGGCAGCAGGTAGACGGCAACACACCCTTCGACTACGTGTCGCGGGGGGCGATCTACATTGCCAACGCGGTGCAAATGTCGGACTTCAACGCGCCCAACGAGAAGTCGTGGCAAGCACGCTATGACCTGGACATGGGCGCCTATGGGGTACCGGGGTTGAACCTGACAGCGTTGTACGTGCGCGGGTTTGCCATCGACGGCACGCATGTCGACCCCAACGGCGGCTATGCGTACCTGGGTTATGGCAAGGGCGGCAAACATTGGGAGCGTGACCTGGAGGCGCGGTATGTGGTGCAAAGTGGCAAAGCCAAGGGCACCGCGTTTTCGCTGCGGCATAACGTGCATCGGGGGAATACGGCGCAAGCGGAGTTGGATGGGGACCAGATTCGGTTGGCGGTGGAATGGCCGTTGGCGGGCGGGTTCTGA
- a CDS encoding DUF2946 family protein, whose protein sequence is MKTTRHTRALTAWTLYASVLFSLLLCGLHHGQMGGLRLAGLEGGFCSINSEHGVAIDLDGGGDQHLAQLDCPVCSSFGLAVPLSSGGWSFTPAQTVATSPIVVRSWAQPPPRYQRPALNPRASPATLPAAVLHFA, encoded by the coding sequence ATGAAAACCACCCGCCACACCCGCGCGCTGACGGCCTGGACGCTCTACGCCAGTGTCCTGTTCAGCCTATTGCTGTGCGGTCTGCACCATGGCCAGATGGGCGGCCTGCGCCTGGCCGGCCTGGAAGGTGGGTTCTGCTCGATCAACAGCGAACACGGCGTGGCCATCGACCTCGATGGCGGCGGCGACCAGCACCTGGCCCAGCTCGACTGCCCGGTGTGTTCCTCGTTCGGCCTGGCGGTGCCGCTCAGCAGTGGCGGTTGGTCGTTCACCCCGGCACAAACCGTGGCCACCTCGCCCATTGTCGTGCGCAGCTGGGCGCAACCGCCGCCGCGCTATCAACGCCCCGCCCTCAACCCTCGCGCCTCCCCCGCCACGCTCCCCGCAGCCGTACTTCATTTCGCCTGA
- a CDS encoding ParA family protein, which translates to MRRVVFNQKGGVGKSSIACNLAAASATEGYRTLLVDLDPQANATYYLTGLVNDAIPAGIADFFRQTLSPVTAAGKKHRVAITETRYSNLHLVTASPDLSDLQSKLESKFKINKLRKLLVELGEDYERIYIDTPPALNFYTFSALVAAERLLIPFDCDSFSRQALHSVMAEVEELRQDHNPALQVEGVVVNQYAGRTALHQTLVEQLRSEGLPVLPVYLSSSIKMRESHQASVPLVHLAPRHKLALEFVDLLDVLERAA; encoded by the coding sequence ATGCGTCGTGTGGTTTTCAATCAGAAAGGTGGTGTGGGTAAATCCAGCATCGCCTGCAATCTTGCCGCCGCCAGTGCCACAGAAGGCTACCGCACGTTGTTGGTCGACCTCGACCCGCAAGCCAATGCCACCTACTACCTGACCGGCCTGGTCAATGACGCCATTCCTGCCGGCATCGCCGACTTCTTCCGCCAGACGTTGTCGCCGGTTACCGCCGCTGGCAAGAAGCACCGCGTGGCAATCACCGAAACCCGCTACAGCAACCTGCACCTGGTCACCGCCAGCCCCGACCTCAGCGACCTGCAAAGCAAGCTGGAGAGCAAGTTCAAGATCAACAAACTGCGCAAGCTGCTGGTAGAGCTGGGCGAAGACTACGAGCGGATCTACATCGATACCCCACCGGCACTCAATTTCTACACCTTTAGCGCATTGGTGGCGGCGGAGCGCCTGTTGATCCCGTTCGACTGCGACAGCTTTTCGCGCCAGGCCCTGCACAGTGTCATGGCCGAGGTCGAAGAGCTGCGCCAGGACCATAACCCGGCGTTGCAGGTAGAAGGCGTGGTGGTCAACCAGTACGCCGGGCGCACTGCGCTGCACCAGACCCTGGTGGAGCAATTGCGCAGCGAAGGCCTGCCGGTGCTGCCGGTGTACCTGAGCAGCTCGATCAAGATGCGTGAGTCGCACCAGGCCTCGGTGCCGCTGGTGCACCTGGCGCCACGGCACAAACTGGCGCTGGAGTTCGTCGACCTGCTGGATGTGCTTGAGCGCGCGGCCTGA
- a CDS encoding TonB-dependent siderophore receptor: MLRNTSLVLLMGTCSFAWADAAPVELTATTIDGERDAVSGVQLDEPIRTGSRLGLTARETPASVSVSDRRVIEQRGAKDSQDVINAMTGVNASANPGYGGFVAYRGFTQNQVTQLYNGINLGYSSATRPVDAWVLDRVELIGGPSSFLHGAGAVGGSINSITKLASRDQQTLDGRLRYGSFDDSEVAFGINQALASNPADARHFARLDFSRGHGNGYVDRNERQTDSLAFSLLSDLAPNLTHTLALEYQEDREDSPYWGSPILPGRRTMKIDNSRRFENYNVGDGRYEQRVRWLRSILDYQLSDSTSLQNTLYHYNAQRDYRNLERYSYTGAGEVQRNTPYLQHHDQNLLGDRIELRHDNQLLGLASQWSLGLEYSRMHQTLYPTSSSWSDVVDAEHFDPGSFDDIPGVNAGLTKQRRHTVTNRAVFVENRLQLSERLALLTALRYDYLDMEVTNYGAVTPTSPAFFERRWEPLSGRIGLTYALTPSASVYAQYSTSADLPAGSLAAATYSNVGLFDLSKGEQWEVGSKFDFLEGRGAATLALYQIVRKDFAVRDANDANLTVQAGQQTSRGVELSGRLQVTPKLLAEANYAYVDAQYDEFNEAVNGVSVSRKGNAPVNVPANLANVWLTYSLSTAWSVGADGRYVGSVYADNANSLKAPAYTLYGAFARYQLDEHTTLTGRLRNLTDEVYAKQAYNSQYYMGPPRTFELALDMRF, from the coding sequence ATGCTTCGCAATACCTCCCTGGTGCTCCTCATGGGCACCTGCAGCTTCGCCTGGGCGGACGCTGCCCCCGTAGAACTCACCGCCACCACCATCGACGGTGAACGCGACGCCGTTAGCGGCGTGCAACTGGACGAACCGATCCGCACCGGCTCACGCCTGGGCCTCACCGCGCGGGAAACACCCGCCTCGGTCAGTGTCTCGGATCGCCGCGTGATCGAACAACGCGGCGCCAAGGACAGCCAGGACGTGATTAACGCCATGACCGGTGTCAACGCCTCGGCCAACCCCGGTTATGGGGGCTTCGTCGCCTACCGCGGCTTCACCCAAAACCAGGTCACCCAGTTGTACAACGGCATCAACCTGGGCTACAGCAGCGCCACCCGGCCAGTGGACGCTTGGGTGCTCGACCGCGTCGAGCTGATCGGTGGGCCGTCGTCGTTCCTGCACGGTGCGGGTGCGGTGGGCGGCTCGATCAACTCCATCACCAAGCTGGCCAGCCGCGACCAGCAGACCCTCGACGGCCGCCTCCGCTATGGCAGCTTCGACGACAGCGAAGTGGCGTTCGGTATCAACCAGGCACTGGCCAGCAACCCCGCCGATGCCCGCCATTTCGCCCGCCTGGATTTCAGCCGCGGGCACGGCAATGGCTACGTCGACCGCAACGAACGGCAAACCGACAGCCTGGCCTTCTCGCTGCTCAGCGACCTCGCACCCAACCTCACCCACACCCTGGCGCTGGAGTACCAGGAAGACCGCGAAGACAGCCCCTACTGGGGCTCGCCAATCCTGCCCGGGCGCCGCACGATGAAAATCGACAACAGCCGCCGCTTCGAAAACTACAACGTCGGCGACGGCCGCTACGAGCAGCGGGTACGCTGGCTGCGCTCGATCCTCGATTACCAGCTGAGCGACAGCACCAGCCTGCAAAACACGCTGTACCACTACAACGCCCAGCGCGACTACCGCAACCTCGAACGCTACAGCTACACCGGCGCTGGCGAGGTACAGCGCAATACCCCTTACCTGCAGCACCACGACCAGAACCTGTTGGGCGACCGCATCGAACTGCGCCACGACAACCAGCTGCTCGGCCTGGCCAGCCAGTGGTCGCTGGGGCTGGAATACTCGCGTATGCACCAGACCCTCTACCCCACTTCGAGCAGTTGGAGCGACGTGGTCGACGCCGAACACTTTGACCCCGGCAGCTTCGATGACATCCCAGGGGTGAACGCCGGCCTGACCAAGCAACGTCGCCACACGGTGACCAACCGCGCGGTATTCGTTGAAAACCGCCTGCAGCTCAGCGAACGCCTGGCCCTGCTGACCGCGCTGCGCTACGACTACCTGGATATGGAAGTGACCAACTACGGCGCGGTGACGCCAACCTCGCCGGCGTTCTTCGAGCGGCGCTGGGAGCCGCTTTCCGGGCGTATCGGCCTGACCTATGCGCTGACCCCTTCGGCCAGCGTATACGCGCAGTACAGCACCTCTGCCGACTTGCCGGCCGGTTCATTGGCGGCCGCAACCTATTCCAACGTCGGGCTGTTCGACTTGTCCAAAGGCGAACAGTGGGAAGTGGGCAGCAAGTTCGACTTTCTCGAAGGGCGCGGTGCCGCCACCCTGGCGCTGTACCAGATCGTGCGCAAGGACTTTGCCGTGCGTGACGCCAACGACGCCAACCTCACGGTGCAGGCCGGGCAGCAAACCTCACGCGGTGTTGAGCTGTCCGGGCGCCTGCAGGTAACGCCGAAACTGCTGGCCGAAGCCAACTATGCCTACGTCGATGCGCAATACGATGAGTTCAACGAGGCGGTCAACGGCGTGTCGGTGTCGCGCAAGGGCAACGCACCGGTGAACGTGCCGGCCAATCTCGCCAACGTGTGGCTGACCTACAGCTTGTCCACGGCGTGGTCCGTAGGTGCAGACGGGCGCTACGTGGGCTCGGTGTACGCCGACAACGCCAACAGCCTCAAGGCCCCGGCCTACACCCTGTACGGTGCGTTCGCCCGTTACCAACTGGATGAACACACCACGCTGACCGGGCGGCTGCGCAACCTGACCGATGAGGTGTACGCCAAGCAGGCCTATAACAGCCAGTACTACATGGGGCCACCGCGTACTTTCGAGCTGGCACTAGACATGCGCTTCTGA
- a CDS encoding efflux RND transporter permease subunit, which produces MFERLIQFAIEQRLVVMLAVALMAAVGIHSYQKLPIDAVPDITNVQVQINTAAPGYSPLETEQRITYAIETAMAGLPGLKQTRSLSRSGLSQVTVIFDDSTDLFFARQLVNERLQVAREQLPEGIEAGMGPISTGLGEIFLWTVEAEQGALKDDGTPYTATDLRVIQDWIIKPQLRNVPGVAEVNSIGGHAKQYLIAPEPKRLAAYKLTLNDLIAALERNNANVGAGYIERNGEQLLIRAPGQVASAEDIANIVISSVDGSPIRVSHVAQVGLGQELRSGAATENGREVVLGTVFMLIGENSRTVSQAVAAKLVEINRNLPKGVVAVTVYDRTNLVEKAIATVKKNLVEGAILVIAVLFLFLGNIRAALITAMVIPLSMLFTFTGMFSNKVSANLMSLGALDFGIIVDGAVVIVENAIRRLAHAQQRHGRMLTRAERFHEVFAAAREARRPLIFGQLIIMVVYLPIFALTGVEGKMFHPMAFTVVIALLGAMILSVTFVPAAIALFVTGKVKEEEGLVMRTARQRYAPVLAWVLGRQKLAFTAAATLVLLSGVMASRMGSEFIPSLSEGDFALQALRVPGTSLSQSVDMQQRLEQAIIAQVPEVQRVFARTGTAEIASDPMPPNISDAYVMLRPREQWVDPGKPRDALIAEVQRAAASVPGSNYELSQPIQLRFNELISGVRSDVAVKLFGDDMDVLNRTAAQIASSLQGVAGASEVKVEQTTGLPVLTIDIDRDKAARHGLNVGDVQDAIAIAVGGRTAGTLYEGDRRFDMVVRLSENLRTDIDGLGNLLIPVPASAAAGAGQIGFIPLSQVATLSLQLGPNQVSREDGKRVVVVSANVRGRDLGSFVEEAEQTLIEQVQIPPGYWTRWGGQFEQLQSAAERLQVVVPVALLLVMALLLMMFNNLRDGLLVFTGIPFALTGGVLALWLRDIPLSISAGVGFIALSGVAVLNGLVMIAFIRSLREQGRTLRAAVEEGALTRLRPVLMTALVASLGFIPMALATGTGAEVQRPLATVVIGGILSSTALTLLVLPALYQWAYRREEGQEG; this is translated from the coding sequence ATGTTCGAACGCCTGATTCAATTCGCCATCGAGCAGCGCCTGGTGGTGATGCTGGCCGTAGCCCTGATGGCCGCGGTGGGTATCCACAGCTACCAGAAACTGCCGATCGACGCTGTACCGGACATCACTAACGTCCAGGTGCAAATCAACACCGCCGCGCCCGGTTATTCGCCCCTCGAGACCGAGCAGCGCATCACCTACGCCATCGAGACCGCCATGGCCGGCTTGCCCGGGCTCAAGCAGACCCGCTCGCTGTCGCGCTCGGGCCTGTCGCAGGTCACGGTCATTTTTGACGACAGCACCGACCTGTTCTTTGCCCGGCAACTGGTCAACGAGCGCCTGCAAGTGGCACGGGAGCAATTGCCCGAAGGGATCGAAGCGGGTATGGGGCCCATCTCCACAGGGTTGGGGGAAATATTCTTGTGGACGGTGGAAGCCGAGCAGGGCGCGCTGAAAGATGACGGGACGCCGTACACCGCGACCGACCTGCGGGTGATCCAGGACTGGATCATCAAGCCGCAGTTGCGCAATGTGCCGGGGGTGGCCGAGGTCAACAGCATCGGCGGCCATGCCAAGCAATACCTGATTGCGCCAGAGCCCAAGCGCCTGGCAGCCTACAAGCTCACCCTCAACGACCTGATCGCGGCCTTGGAGCGCAACAACGCCAACGTTGGCGCTGGCTACATCGAGCGTAACGGCGAGCAGTTGCTGATCCGCGCGCCGGGCCAGGTGGCGTCGGCCGAGGACATCGCCAACATCGTGATCTCCAGCGTCGATGGCTCGCCAATTCGGGTCAGCCATGTGGCCCAGGTGGGCCTGGGCCAAGAGCTGCGCTCGGGCGCGGCCACCGAAAATGGCCGGGAAGTGGTGCTGGGCACGGTGTTCATGCTGATTGGCGAGAACAGCCGCACGGTGTCCCAGGCGGTGGCCGCCAAGCTGGTCGAGATCAACCGCAACCTGCCCAAGGGCGTGGTCGCGGTGACGGTGTACGACCGCACCAACCTGGTGGAAAAAGCCATTGCCACGGTCAAGAAAAACCTGGTCGAAGGGGCGATCCTGGTAATTGCCGTGTTGTTCCTGTTCCTAGGCAACATCCGCGCCGCGCTGATCACGGCCATGGTCATCCCGTTGTCGATGCTGTTCACTTTCACCGGCATGTTCAGCAACAAGGTCAGCGCTAACCTGATGAGCCTTGGCGCGTTGGACTTCGGCATCATCGTCGATGGCGCGGTGGTGATTGTGGAAAACGCTATCCGCCGCCTGGCCCATGCCCAGCAGCGCCATGGCCGCATGCTGACCCGCGCCGAGCGCTTCCACGAAGTGTTCGCTGCCGCCCGCGAGGCGCGCCGGCCACTGATTTTCGGCCAGTTGATCATCATGGTGGTGTACCTGCCGATTTTTGCCCTGACCGGGGTCGAGGGCAAGATGTTCCACCCCATGGCCTTTACCGTGGTCATCGCCTTGCTCGGTGCCATGATCCTCTCGGTTACCTTCGTGCCGGCGGCCATTGCCTTGTTCGTCACTGGCAAGGTCAAGGAAGAAGAAGGCCTGGTGATGCGCACCGCGCGCCAACGCTATGCCCCGGTGCTGGCCTGGGTGCTAGGCCGGCAAAAACTGGCGTTCACTGCCGCCGCCACGCTGGTGCTGCTGTCCGGGGTGATGGCCAGCCGCATGGGCAGCGAGTTCATTCCCAGCCTCAGCGAGGGGGACTTCGCCCTGCAGGCCTTGCGCGTGCCGGGCACCAGCCTGTCGCAGTCGGTGGACATGCAGCAGCGCCTGGAGCAGGCGATCATCGCCCAGGTGCCGGAAGTGCAGCGGGTGTTTGCCCGCACCGGCACCGCCGAGATTGCCTCCGACCCGATGCCGCCAAACATCTCCGACGCTTATGTGATGTTGCGCCCGCGTGAACAATGGGTAGACCCGGGCAAGCCGCGTGACGCGTTGATCGCTGAAGTTCAGCGCGCCGCAGCCAGCGTGCCGGGCAGCAACTACGAGCTGTCGCAGCCGATCCAGCTGCGCTTCAACGAGTTGATTTCCGGGGTGCGCAGCGATGTGGCGGTGAAACTGTTCGGTGATGACATGGACGTGCTCAACCGCACGGCCGCACAAATCGCCAGCAGCCTGCAGGGCGTAGCGGGTGCGTCCGAAGTGAAGGTTGAACAGACCACCGGCCTACCGGTGCTGACCATCGATATCGACCGCGACAAAGCGGCCCGCCACGGCCTGAACGTGGGCGATGTGCAGGATGCCATCGCCATTGCCGTGGGTGGTCGCACGGCCGGTACCCTGTATGAAGGTGACCGCCGCTTCGACATGGTGGTGCGCCTTTCCGAGAACCTGCGTACCGATATTGACGGGTTGGGCAACTTGCTGATTCCGGTACCGGCCAGCGCTGCCGCGGGGGCCGGGCAAATCGGCTTTATCCCGTTGTCGCAGGTGGCCACGCTTAGCTTGCAGCTGGGGCCAAACCAGGTCAGCCGCGAGGACGGCAAGCGGGTGGTGGTGGTCAGCGCCAATGTGCGTGGGCGTGACTTGGGCTCGTTCGTCGAAGAAGCCGAACAAACCCTGATCGAGCAAGTGCAGATACCACCGGGTTACTGGACCCGCTGGGGTGGCCAGTTCGAGCAGCTGCAGTCGGCGGCCGAGCGCCTGCAGGTGGTGGTGCCAGTGGCCTTGCTGCTGGTCATGGCGTTGTTGCTGATGATGTTCAACAACCTCAGGGATGGCCTGCTGGTGTTCACCGGCATTCCCTTTGCCCTCACCGGCGGGGTGCTGGCACTGTGGCTGCGGGACATTCCGTTGTCCATTTCCGCGGGCGTGGGGTTCATTGCCTTGTCGGGGGTGGCGGTGCTCAATGGGCTGGTGATGATTGCCTTTATCCGTAGCCTGCGGGAACAAGGGCGTACGCTGCGCGCGGCGGTCGAGGAGGGCGCACTGACGCGCTTGCGGCCGGTGCTGATGACGGCGCTGGTAGCGTCGCTGGGGTTCATTCCGATGGCCTTGGCCACGGGGACCGGGGCGGAGGTGCAGCGCCCGCTGGCGACGGTGGTGATTGGCGGGATTCTGTCTTCTACCGCGCTGACCTTGCTGGTGCTACCGGCGTTGTATCAGTGGGCGTATCGGCGCGAAGAGGGGCAGGAGGGTTGA